A genomic stretch from Thermomonospora umbrina includes:
- a CDS encoding roadblock/LC7 domain-containing protein, with protein sequence MHETGSSGEPGWLLDDLVDRVAEARHAVVLSADGLLVAASRGLGQDDAEHLSAVAAGIQSLARGAGERFGGGAVRQTIIEMRTAFLLVTVAGQGACLAVLTTEDADVGLVAYEVAMLVSGAGRHLGTPARAASGTPGRP encoded by the coding sequence GTGCACGAGACGGGTTCCTCCGGTGAGCCGGGCTGGTTGCTGGACGATCTGGTCGACCGGGTCGCGGAGGCGCGGCACGCGGTCGTGCTGTCCGCCGACGGCCTGCTCGTGGCCGCCTCCCGGGGGCTGGGCCAGGACGACGCCGAGCACCTGTCGGCGGTGGCCGCCGGGATCCAGAGCCTGGCCCGGGGCGCCGGCGAGCGCTTCGGCGGCGGCGCGGTACGACAGACGATCATCGAGATGAGGACGGCGTTCCTGCTGGTCACGGTGGCGGGCCAGGGGGCCTGCCTGGCCGTGCTGACCACCGAGGACGCCGATGTGGGTCTGGTCGCCTACGAGGTGGCGATGCTGGTGTCCGGCGCGGGTCGTCACCTCGGCACGCCGGCCCGCGCGGCCTCCGGGACCCCGGGCCGACCATGA
- a CDS encoding universal stress protein: protein MGTGRIVVGVDGSDESKAALRWAARQAEATGAWLEPITAWDIPVTFGVPVYEEEIDLSDSAGATLSATAEEVLGPDPAMVVTPVVVRGHPARALVEASVGAELLVVGSRGRGGFLGALLGSTSTYCVHHAKCPIVVLRAEEDEDPPVEKGDPAV from the coding sequence ATGGGCACGGGCCGGATCGTGGTCGGGGTGGACGGATCGGACGAGTCCAAGGCGGCCCTGCGGTGGGCGGCCCGGCAGGCCGAGGCGACCGGGGCGTGGCTGGAGCCGATCACCGCGTGGGACATCCCGGTGACGTTCGGGGTGCCCGTGTACGAGGAGGAGATCGACCTGTCGGACTCGGCCGGGGCGACCCTGTCGGCGACGGCGGAGGAGGTGCTCGGGCCCGATCCGGCGATGGTCGTGACACCCGTCGTGGTCCGAGGCCATCCGGCCCGGGCGCTGGTGGAGGCGTCCGTGGGCGCCGAGCTGCTGGTCGTGGGGAGCCGTGGGCGCGGCGGGTTCCTGGGCGCCCTGCTGGGCTCCACCAGCACGTACTGCGTCCATCACGCCAAGTGCCCGATCGTGGTCCTCAGGGCCGAGGAGGACGAGGACCCGCCGGTGGAGAAGGGCGACCCCGCGGTGTGA
- a CDS encoding DUF742 domain-containing protein — protein MTPAPEHPDPPHDQAGPMVRPFVMAGGRSRPVRGGFDLITQVMATRPAPAAELGLGPEHLAIMRLCRDAMSVAEITGRLDLPAGTVRVLLGDLLDRGHVIVQEPRPEAEVTDIRIYEAVLNGLRAL, from the coding sequence ATGACCCCGGCCCCCGAACACCCGGACCCGCCGCACGACCAGGCGGGGCCGATGGTGCGGCCCTTCGTGATGGCGGGCGGACGGAGTCGGCCGGTGCGCGGCGGGTTCGACCTGATCACGCAGGTCATGGCGACCCGACCGGCGCCCGCGGCCGAGCTCGGCCTGGGCCCGGAGCATCTGGCGATCATGCGGCTGTGTCGGGACGCGATGTCGGTGGCGGAGATCACCGGACGGTTGGACCTGCCCGCCGGGACCGTCCGGGTGCTGCTGGGCGATCTGCTGGACCGCGGGCACGTGATCGTTCAGGAGCCCCGACCGGAGGCCGAGGTCACCGACATCCGGATCTATGAGGCGGTGCTGAACGGGCTGCGGGCCCTGTGA
- the ddaH gene encoding dimethylargininase, with the protein MTVSPVTESTTSTPLTIDEEPVAIPRRFLMCRPDHFAVTYAINPWMDPSAGADRDRAVAQWEALRDAYLALGHQVSLIEPVAGLPDMVFAANGALVVGGRVYGASFAHAERRPEGPAYAEWFRRNGFADVLEPSHVNEGEGDFLTLDEVILAGTGFRTEIAAHQEAQEHLGRPVVTLRLVDPRFYHLDTALFPLDGRNVAYHPGAFSPGSRAVLERLFPNALIADEADAAVLGLNAVSDGRNVVINAEAVGLIATLRDRGYTPVPVDLSELRKAGGGPKCCTLEIRH; encoded by the coding sequence ATGACCGTGTCGCCGGTGACGGAGTCGACGACCTCGACCCCCCTGACGATCGACGAGGAGCCGGTGGCGATCCCACGGCGCTTCCTCATGTGCCGTCCCGACCACTTCGCCGTCACGTACGCGATCAACCCGTGGATGGATCCGTCCGCGGGCGCCGACCGGGACCGGGCGGTGGCGCAGTGGGAGGCGCTGCGCGACGCCTACCTCGCGCTCGGCCACCAGGTCTCCCTGATCGAACCGGTGGCGGGCCTGCCCGACATGGTCTTCGCCGCCAACGGCGCGCTCGTCGTGGGCGGTCGCGTGTACGGGGCGAGCTTCGCCCACGCCGAACGGCGTCCCGAGGGGCCCGCCTACGCCGAGTGGTTCCGGCGCAACGGGTTCGCCGACGTCCTGGAGCCGTCCCACGTCAACGAGGGCGAGGGCGACTTCCTGACCCTGGACGAGGTGATCCTGGCGGGCACCGGCTTCCGCACCGAGATCGCCGCGCACCAGGAGGCCCAGGAGCACCTCGGCCGCCCGGTCGTCACGCTCCGGCTGGTGGACCCGCGGTTCTACCACCTCGACACCGCCCTGTTCCCGCTGGACGGCCGCAACGTCGCCTACCACCCGGGAGCGTTCTCCCCCGGCAGCCGAGCCGTGCTGGAACGGCTCTTCCCGAACGCGCTGATCGCCGACGAGGCGGACGCGGCGGTGCTGGGCCTCAACGCGGTGAGCGACGGCCGCAACGTGGTGATCAACGCCGAGGCCGTCGGCCTGATCGCCACCCTGCGCGACCGCGGCTACACGCCCGTCCCGGTGGACCTGTCGGAGCTGCGCAAGGCCGGCGGCGGCCCCAAGTGCTGCACCCTGGAGATCCGGCACTGA